A region from the Nematostella vectensis chromosome 13, jaNemVect1.1, whole genome shotgun sequence genome encodes:
- the LOC5510886 gene encoding uncharacterized protein LOC5510886 isoform X1, producing the protein MARLLALCIVFLSGVALGKVESVEEAIEVKFIPVLYVSPKPERADPDQVFLYSATVCDGKLYHQNNTVVRVNMPYGWNPDIGTLAKLEVCDSADCGKVYCSNYNNGKFTGNHYCNYTYNATMGDIVVRVTAGPGPNIDWTVAVEFVPVKDWVPPPPVAPKKMLEFFPEPQGSGGRPLAATVLMQIVKTTTEQTVTTLARKEFFFRFCPDSETGSRFDVAISTVAVDSKSAMSTYVCLPTELPCSPTSSNHYDPRGTSINSVTLTTGSGQLTELHVLVIGWGDGSQTNTFVLGATTTKKQ; encoded by the exons ATGGCTCGCCTTCTGGCTCTTTGCATCGTCTTTTTATCAG GTGTGGCGTTGGGAAAGGTAGAAAGCGTTGAGGAGGCCATAGAGGTGAAATTTATTCCAGTGCTTTACGTGTCGCCAAAACCCGAGCGCGCTGACCCTGATCAGGTCTTCTTGTACTCCGCCACTGTCTGCGACGGAAAACTCTACCACCAAAACAATACCGTCGTGCGTGTCAACATGCCGTATGGCTGGAACCCTGATATCGGCACTTTAGCAAAACTAGAG GTCTGCGACTCCGCTGACTGTGGCAAAGTCTACTGCTCCAACTACAACAACGGCAAGTTCACAGGCAACCATTATTGCAACTATACATACAACGCTACAATGGGCGACATCGTAGTCAGAGTCACCGCGGGGCCTGGGCCCAACATCGACTGGACAGTAGCTGTGGAATTCGTCCCCGTAAAGGACTGGGTACCACCGCCACCGGTTGCTCCCAAAAAGATGCTGGAGTTCTTCCCAGAGCCTCAAGGAAGTGGTGGAAGACCGCTGGCCGCCACAGTGCTGATGCAGATAGTGAAGACCACTACGGAACAAACAGTGACTACCCTGGCCAGGAAGGAATTCTTCTTCCGCTTTTGTCCAGATAGCGAGACCGGAAGTCG CTTTGACGTTGCTATCAGTACAGTGGCGGTAGATTCCAAATCTGCAATGTCAACTTACGTGTGCCTACCAACCGAACTCCCATGCTCTCCCACCAGCTCCAATCACTACGACCCTCGCGGCACGTCTATCAACTCTGTTACCTTGACAACAGGGAGTGGTCAACTGACGGAGCTGCACGTGCTAGTTATTGGTTGGGGAGATGGAAGTCAGACAAATACCTTTGTGCTAGGAGCCACTACTACTAAGAAGCAATGA
- the LOC5510886 gene encoding uncharacterized protein LOC5510886 isoform X2 — translation MARLLALCIVFLSGVALGKVESVEEAIEVKFIPVLYVSPKPERADPDQVFLYSATVCDGKLYHQNNTVVRVNMPYGWNPDIGTLAKLEVCDSADCGKVYCSNYNNGKFTGNHYCNYTYNATMGDIVVRVTAGPGPNIDWTVAVEFVPVKDWVPPPPVAPKKMLEFFPEPQGSGGRPLAATVLMQIVKTTTEQTVTTLARKEFFFRFCPDSETGSRFDVAISTVAVDSKSAMSTYVCLPTELPCSPTSSNHYDPRGTSINSVTLTTGSGQLTELHVLVIGWGDGSQTNTFVLGATTTKKQ, via the exons GTGTGGCGTTGGGAAAGGTAGAAAGCGTTGAGGAGGCCATAGAGGTGAAATTTATTCCAGTGCTTTACGTGTCGCCAAAACCCGAGCGCGCTGACCCTGATCAGGTCTTCTTGTACTCCGCCACTGTCTGCGACGGAAAACTCTACCACCAAAACAATACCGTCGTGCGTGTCAACATGCCGTATGGCTGGAACCCTGATATCGGCACTTTAGCAAAACTAGAG GTCTGCGACTCCGCTGACTGTGGCAAAGTCTACTGCTCCAACTACAACAACGGCAAGTTCACAGGCAACCATTATTGCAACTATACATACAACGCTACAATGGGCGACATCGTAGTCAGAGTCACCGCGGGGCCTGGGCCCAACATCGACTGGACAGTAGCTGTGGAATTCGTCCCCGTAAAGGACTGGGTACCACCGCCACCGGTTGCTCCCAAAAAGATGCTGGAGTTCTTCCCAGAGCCTCAAGGAAGTGGTGGAAGACCGCTGGCCGCCACAGTGCTGATGCAGATAGTGAAGACCACTACGGAACAAACAGTGACTACCCTGGCCAGGAAGGAATTCTTCTTCCGCTTTTGTCCAGATAGCGAGACCGGAAGTCG CTTTGACGTTGCTATCAGTACAGTGGCGGTAGATTCCAAATCTGCAATGTCAACTTACGTGTGCCTACCAACCGAACTCCCATGCTCTCCCACCAGCTCCAATCACTACGACCCTCGCGGCACGTCTATCAACTCTGTTACCTTGACAACAGGGAGTGGTCAACTGACGGAGCTGCACGTGCTAGTTATTGGTTGGGGAGATGGAAGTCAGACAAATACCTTTGTGCTAGGAGCCACTACTACTAAGAAGCAATGA